One segment of Urocitellus parryii isolate mUroPar1 chromosome 5, mUroPar1.hap1, whole genome shotgun sequence DNA contains the following:
- the LOC113176849 gene encoding olfactory receptor 287: MVWSQGQNMSTQGPFILLGFPGLKSLRVGLFLLFLVMYLFTVAGNLAIISLVAAHRRLQTPMYFFLCNLSFLEIWFTTACVPKTLDIFASRVGAISLAGCAAQMYFVFSLGCTEYFLLAAMAYDRYLAICLPLRYGGIMTPGLAAWLTLGSWLCGFSAIAVPAALIARLSFCGSRVINHFFCDIAPWIVLSCTDTRVVELASFSIAFCVILGPCCVTLVSYVHIIVTIVRIPSTQGRHRAFSTCSSHLSVVLIWYGSTIFLHVRTSVESSLDLTKAVTVLNTIVTPVLNPFIYTLRNRDVKEALHRTMRGK; this comes from the coding sequence ATGGTCTGGAGTCAAGGCCAGAACATGTCCACGCAAGGGCCCTTCATCCTTTTGGGTTTCCCGGGGCTCAAGAGCCTGCGTGTGGGGCTCTTCTTGCTCTTCCTGGTCATGTACCTGTTCACTGTGGCTGGGAATCTGGCCATCATCTCCCTGGTCGCGGCCCACCGCCGCCTCCAgacacccatgtacttcttcctgtgCAACCTCTCCTTCCTGGAGATCTGGTTCACCACGGCCTGTGTGCCCAAGACGCTGGACATCTTCGCCTCTCGGGTTGGAGCCATCTCCTTGGCAGGCTGTGCCGCACAGATGTACTTTGTCTTCTCCCTGGGTTGCACCGAGTACTTCCTGCTGGCCgcgatggcctatgaccgctatctGGCCATCTGCCTGCCGCTGCGCTATGGTGGCATCATGACGCCGGGCCTGGCGGCGTGGCTCACGCTGGGATCCTGGCTGTGCGGCTTCTCCGCCATCGCGGTACCCGCCGCGCTCATCGCACGCCTCTCCTTCTGCGGCTCACGCGTCATCAACCACTTCTTCTGCGACATCGCGCCCTGGATCGTGCTGTCCTGCACTGACACGCGGGTGGTGGAGCTGGCGTCCTTCAGCATCGCCTTCTGTGTCATCCTGGGCCCGTGCTGCGTCACGCTGGTCTCCTATGTCCACATTATCGTCACCATCGTCAGGATCCCTTCTACGCAGGGCCGGCACCGCGCTTTCTCCACCTGCTCATCCCATCTCTCGGTGGTGCTCATCTGGTACGGCTCCACCATCTTCCTGCATGTGAGGACCTCGGTGGAGAGCTCCCTGGACCTGACCAAGGCTGTCACGGTGCTCAACACCATCGTCACACCAGTGCTGAACCCCTTCATATACACCCTGCGGAACAGGGATGTGAAGGAGGCTCTGCACAGGACCATGAGGGGGAAGTGA